The DNA region CCCCGCTTTTGCCGCTTCCTCTTTAAGCAACGCGAGACGCTGCGAAATGACCGGCACCGCAGGATAAGTCACCGACACTGACAATGGGGTGCCGTCAGGCTTGCGGAGAATCCCGTCGTTGCCCAATTCGGTGTAGCCTGCTTTGGCGAAGTGAGCACGCGCCTTCTCAATCGAGAACGGCCGGGCTTTGATGTTCGGGTTGGAAAATGAACCGTAACCTTCGGAGAAGTGGTTCATCCGCGCATAGTCGCCTTGGAAGATCACATCAATCACCTTCTGCCAGTTGGTGGCGTAGCTGATGCCAATGCGCACGTCACGGTTGTCGAGCGGCGCCTTGCGCACGTTGATGTGCAAACCATACGGCGGACGCGGGAACTGATTGTAGAACGTGTAGCGCTCGATGTAGCCCTTGAACACAGGCGGCATCTCGGACTTGCGGTACCAGAAATCCGGCGGCGTCAGAGCATGGAAGTCAATTTCACCAGCGCGGAACATTTCGAACGCCTTGGACTGACTGCGCACCAGTTTGTAGTACAACTCATCCGGGTTGTACATGTACTGATAATGCTTCTTGTCCTTGGCCCACCAGTCCTTCTTGCGGGTCAGTGTCACGGACAGGCCCTTTTGCAGCCCATCCTCAGCCAAATGGTAGGCGCCGGTGGTCGGCTCTGCTCGCCATTGGTAGCGGTCCTTGTAGTCAGGACCGTACTCTTCGTAAAACTTTTCAGGAGCCGGTGACACCGATGCGTACAACGGTAGCAGCGGCTTCGCGTCCGGCAGCGAAATCGACAGCAGATGGTCACTGTAGACCGTGAGGTTAGCGAACTGATCGCGGTAATACTGAGAATAGAACGGCTCGACCACGTTATCGGAGATCCGCACATAGACGCCACGCAGGTAGTCCATAGCTTTCACCGGAGTATCGTCGGTGTAGCGTGCGTCCGGGTCGATCTCGTAGAACATCGTGCGCCCGTCGGCACTCACCGCCCAGCGCTTGGCCACTCCCGGAATGAACTGCCCGGTGGTTGGGTGCATACTCACCAGCGGGATCTCAAGGTTGTCATAAAGATATCCGCGGAAGCTATGGTTCGACTTGGCTCCGAAGCGGCGCAATGTCGGCGGATAGGCCATGATGAACGAGTTGAAGCGCCCGCCCTTCTTGGCATCCGGGTCACCGATTGGCGGTTCTTCCATGCCATCATTCCACACCAATCCCTCAGGGAGATCCTCTGGAGTTTTGATGGAGAAATAACCATCGAGCGACTGACGGAATTCAATCCTCGCCAACTCGCGTTCCAAGTCATCGAGCGTCGATGCCGCATTGGCCTTGGCCTGATCGGTTTCAGCCTTTGCCAAGGTTTCGCGTGCCTCGGTTAGTGCCTTTTCCACCCGCACCTTCTGCTGCAGCAGGTGTTCGGCAATATGGTTGTTGTAGAGCGGGATGAAGTCTTCGAGCCCGAAGTCCTGCTTCACCACGGCCTGCTCGGGCTCGGCACACGAACTAAGCAGCGCGCCCCCGGCGCATACCAGCGAAGCGGAGAGTATTAACGATTTCCACATAGATCTTAACGATAGGTGGTGAACTTTTTCGGATCGAACGCATCACGTACCGCCTCACCAACGAACGTGACCAAAATCAAGGTGGCAACCAGTGCCAGGAACGCGGATGTCGCCAGCCACGAGGCCGACAAGTTATCCAATCCGTCCTTCAACAAACGCCCCCAGGTGGCGTAGCTCTCCGGCAAGCCGTAGCCGAGGTAGTCGAGCGAGGTCAGCGCCATGATCAACCCGGAGATCGAGAACGGCACGAGCGTCACCAGAATCGCCACCGCGTTCGGCAGGATGTGACGGAAAATAATCGTCGGCGTGGAGCAACCAATCACACGGGCTGCTGCCACGTAATCGCGCTGCTTCTCCTTCAGCGCGGCCGTCCGCATCAGATAGGTCATCCCCATCCATCCGAAAACGACCAGGATCCCAAGCACCGGCGCCAGACCTTTCCATTGGTCCGGCACACTGCCACTGACAATCACAATCACGAAGAGGAATGGAATGTTGGAGAAGATCTCGATCAGTCGTTGGACGATCAGATCGAACGTGCCGCCGAAGAAGCCCATCAACAATCCAACGGTGATTCCGATGGTGTAAATGAGCGGGATGTAAACCAGAGCCGCTTTGAAGTTCACCTGCAAGCCGCCATAAAGGTAGGCCAGCACGTCGTAGCCCTGCGAGGTGGTGCCGAGCAGGTGACCATTCTCCGGCAGCGGTGGCGCCGGGTTGGCAAATGCCTGGCGGATCGGCAACGCATCGCCAGCGGTCAGGAACTCGTCGACCGATCCCTCACCAGTCCAGTGCAGCGTGTCCTCAACCATTTCGCCCGCGGAGTAGCTCACGCTCAACACACGCTCACCGGTGGCGGACCAGCCATTGGTCTCTTTGTCGAGCAAGCCATCACGGATCTGCATCCGGGTGTGCATGCGGTCCGGGTTGCGCGGATCGTACAGCCGGATCGCGATCCCGCTGAACACCTCGTCTTTGCCAGGCAGGTAGATCTTGCCATCCTCACGCTTCTCGAGCGGCGAGGTCTGGGTCGACTGCGTATCACCGGTCGGCGCGTACGGCACCAGCGGCATGATCACCACATTGCCCTCGTCGGCATCCTCGAAGGCCAGCTTGAGCTTGCGGTAGTTCGGCTTGGTCAACGCGGCATCGCCCTCGAGTCCGAAGTCCTTGCCCATTGGTTGCTCTAGCACAAAGGCAGGGAACTGCCACTTGCCGTTGTACTTCACGGCCAGCGCCTCGTTGCCCACGATCACGTGGTCGAGCGCGGCAATCACCATCATCACGATGAGGATCAGGAACGAGACATAGCCACGGCGGTTCTCCTTGAAGCGCTTCAAGCGGCGCTCGGTGATCGGCGTCAGCTTGTAACCGGGCTTGAATTTAAACAGCAAGCCCGCCCCCGCGAGGATTCCGACCAACCAGAAGAGGTAGCCGAAAACTGGGATAAACTTCTCCCCCTGCCATCCCAATGCCGGGATTTCACGGGAAACGTTGAAGGGCCAACGCAAGGTCGGCAACTGAAGCGCGAAGAGTTCGGCAACGATCGCAACGACGGAGAGCGCGATCAACAACCAGGCAAGTTTTCGAATCATTCGGTGAAAAAAGTGAGGCTTACTGGAATTTGATCCGCGGATCGACCAAGGACACGATGAAGTCGGAGAGAATGTTCCCGACGAGCATGAGGAAGGCGGCGATGGTCAGCGTGCCCATCATCACGTTGATGTCGACATCTTTGACCGCCTGGTACTGCAACAACCCGAAGCCCGGGATATCGAACACCTGCTCGATCAACATCGATCCACCAACGATCAGCGCGATCAGGTTGCCGAGACCAGTGGCAATCGGGATGAACGAGTTGCGGAACGCGTGCTTGAACACAGCTGATTTGAAACTCACGCCTTTGGAAACCGCCGTCCGAACGTAGTCGGCGGCCAGGTTATCCATGAGGTTGTTCTTCATCATCATGGTGGTCACGGCAAAGCCAGCCACCACGTAAGAAAGCAGCGGCAGCGCGGTGTGCATTGCCAGATCCTTGAGCTTCGCGCCCGGACTCAGCGTGTCGAACTCAGGGGAAACCAGTCCGGCCAATGGAAAGATGTCCGCCCGCGCGCCAAAGTGAACGAGCAACACCGCACCCAACGCAAAGCCCGGCACGGAATAGCCCACGAAAATCAACACGGAGGTCACACTGTCGATCATCGTGCGGTGCTTGAGCGCTTTGACCACGCCCAGCGGCAAGCACACTCCGTAGGTGATGATCGCGGTCAGGATTCCGAAGTAGAGCGCGATCGGAATCCGCTCGAGAATCATGTCGATCACCCGGTCGTTGTAGGTGGACGAGCGACCAAGGTCCCCTTGCAGCAACCCGCTGAAGCGGCCTTTGAAGATCACCGCACGGTACGCGTACTCCTTGGCGGAATAGAGATCGCTGTCGACCACCAGGCGCTCGCCCTCCTCTTTCACTCCGAGGCGGTAACGCCGGGCAAAACGTAAGATCCGGTCATCGGGCGTCTCGATGCGCACCTGCCAACAATCATTGAGGATGGACTCGCCCGAATCCAAGTAGGTCGCGGATTCCACATCCACCGCATCCGGCGAGCTGCGCCGAACCAACACCTGACGCCCGCTTCCGGACAAGGTCACCAAGGTTTCCAACTTCGGGTCACCGACCAAATCCTCGCGCAAACGCGTCACCTTCTTGAACTCACCTTTGGCGATCTGCCGTTCTTTCTTCCACGCCCCAAGCCATTGCAGGTAAGCGATGAACGACGGCTTGTCATAGCCGTACTCTTCCTCCATCGCCTCCAACTTGTCCTCGTCGAGGGAACCGCCGGACTCTTTACCCCCACCGGATCCGCCCCCGCCCTCCTGGGCCTGGCTCGCCTGCTGCATCGCTGTCTCGATCGGACCACCCGGAACCCAGCGACTCACCGTGAACACCACAATCGTCACCCCCAACAGGGTGAAGGGAACAAGCAGCAGACGTCTGAGGAAATAGGCTTTCATAGGAAGGGGGAATCGCCGGCAACAGCCCACCGGTGACCGCGACACATAAGCAAAGCATCAACGCAACTCAAGCCGTCAGGTCAATTAATACAAATTCCACAGGATAACGCCGCAATCACCACCTCCCGTCTCAACAATCGCTCATCCTTGGAAAGGATGCGTCATCCCCCGTCAATTCGACTCGTCAAAGTCCCCTCCGGAGCTCCACCGACAAAACCATTTTTACTTTATTCCAAATTTTTCCAACAAATCATACAGCTCCCATCGTTCCTCCCCCATTCCATTCAACTCCTAACTATGACAACCCTCGCAACCTCCGCAGCATTCCAATCCACCCTAGCAGCAACAGATTCCGTCGCCATCAACTGGCTCGAAGAGCTGCAAAAAGGAGGAATGACCGGAATGGTCCTGATCGCCCTGGCATTCGCCGGGGTATTTTTTATCATCGAGCGCCTGATCAACCTGCGCCGCAAAGTAATCATCCCGGCGGAAGCAGTCATTGAGAAGGCAGCCGCCCTCAACCCAGGCGACGTCGCCGGTGCTGACGACCTTTATCAGTCCGCTCCTAGCACGTTCACCAAAGTAGTCTCCCACATGGCGGAGTACCACGGCTCGGAACACTCGGTGCTGATGGACAGCGCGGCGGACATCGCCGGCCGGGACATCGACCGCCAAAACCGCCGCAGCTACGGCATCGGCGTCATCGCTACACTGGCTCCACTACTCGGACTGCTCGGCACCATGGTCGGCATGATCGAAGCCTTCGCCAAATTCGCCAAACTCGAGGACAGCGCGGAAGCCGCATTGGTACTCGGCGACTCGATCGGCAAAGCGCTCATCACCACAGCGATCGGCCTGATCATCGCGATCCCAGCACTGGGCGTCCACCATTGGCTCAAAGTCCGCATGGCCCGCTACGCCGACGAGCTGGAAGAAGCCATCGACCGCGTGTCGCACCGCTGGTTCCTCAAAGGCCAGAGCAAGTAACCGCTGCATCGGTAACCCAACCCCACCTTTACCGTGCGCATCCACCGCCGACGCAAAAGCAAAGCCCGCGGGGCATCGGAGAACTTCGACGTTTCGATGTCTCCGCTCATAGACTGCGTTTTCCTCCTACTGATCTTCTTCCTGGTCACCACCATGCTGAAGAAGACGGAGAAGCGCATCCCGGTGAAACTGCCCGAGCCGGAACTCGCCCTGGCCGAGAAAGCCAGCACCAACGAAATCACCATCGGCATGACCCGTGCCGGTGAGTTCGTCCAACCTGACGGCGAACGCGATGCCTTCGGCCGTAAAATGTACGCCGACATCAAAGACCTGCCCGCCCACCTGCGCAAACTCGCAGCAGATGGCGGACGCAAGAAACCGCTGGTCCTCGAAGCCCAACAGGGCACCGAGTTCCAACGCGTCGTCAAAACCCTCGACATCTGCAAAATCCAAGGATTCGACAATGTGACCCTGCGCGTTGTCTCCGATAACTTCCAATCCACGTTCACATCCGATGAGACTCCACAAAGATAGAGACGACGACGGAATCGAGGTCTCGATGTCTCCGCTCATCGACTGCGTGTTCCTTCTCCTGATCTTCTTCCTGGTCACCACCATGCTGAAGAAGAAGAACAAAGACATCGACATCGCCTTGCCGGCCTCGACATCGGCACTCGAGATGCCCATCGACGACACGTTGGTGGTCATCGGCATCGACCGCCAGGGCAACTGGTTCTTTGAAGGCGCATCCAGCAACCGCATGCAACTGCGCAAAAGCCTCCAACAAATCGCCCAATCCGACCCACATCAGGGCATCCGCCTCGACTGCGACCGCCGCTGCGACATCGCGCGCGTCACCGAGGTGATCGACCTTTGCAACTTCCACGGACTGAAAAACGTCGGCGTCCGCACCTACGATGAAAGCTACAATCAATAACGACCCCATCGCGCGCCGACAGCTACGTGGCCGCCGCATTGCCCGCGGCGTCTCGCTCGCTGCCTTGGCAATTTTCGGTCTGACCGCCTGGATCAAGCCCGAGCTCTTTTCCAACGAGCTCGACATGCCCACGGCAGAAGAGCGCGAAAAGGCGCGCCAGGAGCGCAAGAACCAATCCCAGAAGCGCCCGCGCGTCCTCAGCAAGGAGGACATTGAGCGCCTCGCCAACAAACGCAAGGAGCGCTACCGCAAGCAACTGATCGAGTCGATCACCAAGCTCGAAGAACGCGTGACCGTCGCCGAGCAAATGGAAGCCGAAGCGACCGAGCTCTTCCGCAACGATCCGAACACACTCCCCTCGTTGAAGACCTTGATCCCGGATCAGATCAAAGGGGCAAAGGGCTCGCTGATGGAAGAGTACCGCGTTGGCAATCAGGACATGAACGCGTTCATCACCCCGGATTGGCAACAGGTAGACCGCTGCTTCGGTGTTCTGTTCAACGGCATGTCACAATGGGAAACCACCCCAAACCTACAGCCAATGGCCGACGCCGCGGAAAAGCTCCACTCGACGGTGAAGGGCATGAGCTGGAAGACCGACAAGGGCGACGATGGGTTTACCGTGGCAACAAAACGCCAGGCCCGCACACTCGCCGGTAACACCATGGCCCTCGCCACCAACAACGTGGATCTGGCTCTACGCGGCAACGCCAGCGCCGAGGACCACCCGCTCACCCAGCCCCAGCGCGCGGACTTGGCGGCGACGCTCAGTCCGATGAACATCGCCCAACTCCACGAGTTGTCGCAAAAGCTCGGCGCCCACTACAGCGACCTGATGGGCGACGTCCAAGCCGCCAAGCTGGCAGAAGTCGCCAACATCACGTTCCCCGAAGCCATTGAGAAAATCGCCCACGAAAGCTACGTCCAGGACGATCTTTCAAAGGAGCTCAACGGCATCGAAGGGCAGATGCCACTCACAGATGAACAACTTGAGGCACTCTCCGCACTGCTCCAGGAGGCCGCAGCCAGTGCCGCACGCGCATTGACGAGCTCCACGCCAGCCAAGGAGGGCGGCACATGACGAGCTTGCGACGCGCCTCCCGGTCCGGGAGGAGATTCCAAAAAACAACTCGGTGATCAGTTCGCTCTCGGCGGTGGCAAAGGCGACCAGATGGTTGGCAAAGCCGGCGACGATGAGATCGCACGCTTCGGCTCGCTCACCAAGGAACACGTCCTGCTGTCTCTCGGCTTGCGCAGTGAGCTCGGCGCAGGTCAACAAGCACCACACGAAATCACACTGAACCGCGACACCATTCTCGCCAACGCCATCCCAGGCCGCCGCTTCGACCCGGCAAGCACCCGCAAGGGCTACCTCTACGTCGACACCTGGCACATCATCGGCCCGTGGGATGTCGACGGCCGGATCGGCCCATACCAACGCATCGACTTCTCGCGCATCTACCCGCCGGAGCAGGACGTCAACCTCGACGCACTCTACGGATCGGGCAAAACCCACCGTGTCTATGACGATGAGCGTGGCTATTTCGGCCGCGACCAACTCTCCGGACGCCTGAAGTGGAAGTTTTACCAAAGCCCGACGGTGGAGGTGCGTATCCCGCGTGAACAACTCGCCAACGACGCACTCTACTTCGCCTACACCGAAGTTTACTGCGAAAACGATACCGTGATGAACCTGGCATTCGCCTCGGACGATGCCGCGCGCATCCGGATCAATGGCGAGATTGTGTTCGAGGACCACCTCCTTTCACCGTACGAACTCAGCGAAGAAATCCGCCAGGTTCAGTTCAAGAAAGGCTACAACAAGATCCTCGTGCGACTGGTCAACGGCCCCGGCCCGGCTCGATTCTCGATGCTGCTGCTTCCAAACGAGTCCTAACCCGCACACCCAGACGACTTCTGAGTCGATCTCACCTCTTGAGAGGCATGGCAATCCGTGATAGCCATGCCTCTCGCGTGGTTTTCCCCTGCAGCGACCGACAGACCATCGGTCGCTGTGCCGTATCCGCGCGGCACCATCCCCACACCCGTCCGAACCTGCTCATGCTTCGCTCGTTACTCTCCGCCCTCGCCCTGCCTGCCGCCCTGCTTTCTCTGGCGGCCATGACCAGTTGCGACCGTCCGACGGACGTCGAGCTCGCCAACCGCGACCGCATCTTCCTCTATGGAAACTCGACCGAACCCCAAGGTCTCGATCCACACAAGGTGTCCGGGGTTCCCGAATCGAAGATCCTCTCGGCACTTTTCGAAGGGCTGGTCGCCGATTCCCCAACCTCCGACACGGAGATGCTTCCCGGTGCCGCCGCCCGCTGGACCTCAAACCCGGAATCCACCGAATGGACATTCTTCCTCCAGCCCGAGGGCAAGTGGTCGGACGGCAAACCAGTCACCGCCCACGACTTCACCTTCGCCTACGAGCGCATGCTGTCGCCTGACCTCGGTGCCAAGTACGCGGAGATGCTCTATTTCATCGAGAACGCGGAGGCCTACAACAAAACCAAGCTGGGCCACATTCTTTGCCTCAATGATCCGGACATCCCGATCATCCGCGAAGTTCTCGAAGAAGTGAACTTCAGCGGCGACAAGGAAATCAAGGACCCCGAGGAAGGCTCGATGGACGAACTGCGCGCCCGCGGACTCGACAACCTCACTCTCGAGGAACTCGAAACCATCTACGAGGCACCACGCGAACGGTTCATCTTCCCGGACGCCCTCACCACCGACCAAATCCACGCCATCCTCGACCGCTTGATCGCCTACCACAAAGCCGGCAAACCCGACTTGTGGGAGAAAGCCCGCGTCGGGGTCGAGGCCATCGACGACTACACCTTGCGCATCCGCTGCCGCGAGTCCGTCCCATTCCTGCCATCGATCACCCGCCACTACACGTGGTTCGCGGTGCCAAAACACGCCGTACTCGAGCACAGCCAGGCGGAGACCCGCAAAGCCAAGATGACCGACAAGAGCAACCGCTGGACGGTCGAGGGCAACATCGTGAGCAATGGTCCGTTCCAACTCAAGGATTGGCAGTTCAACAACTTCATCGAAGTCACCCGCAACCCACACTACTGGGACGCGGAGAACGTTTGGCTCGACGGCAT from Sulfuriroseicoccus oceanibius includes:
- a CDS encoding ExbD/TolR family protein, whose amino-acid sequence is MRLHKDRDDDGIEVSMSPLIDCVFLLLIFFLVTTMLKKKNKDIDIALPASTSALEMPIDDTLVVIGIDRQGNWFFEGASSNRMQLRKSLQQIAQSDPHQGIRLDCDRRCDIARVTEVIDLCNFHGLKNVGVRTYDESYNQ
- a CDS encoding ABC transporter permease subunit, coding for MIRKLAWLLIALSVVAIVAELFALQLPTLRWPFNVSREIPALGWQGEKFIPVFGYLFWLVGILAGAGLLFKFKPGYKLTPITERRLKRFKENRRGYVSFLILIVMMVIAALDHVIVGNEALAVKYNGKWQFPAFVLEQPMGKDFGLEGDAALTKPNYRKLKLAFEDADEGNVVIMPLVPYAPTGDTQSTQTSPLEKREDGKIYLPGKDEVFSGIAIRLYDPRNPDRMHTRMQIRDGLLDKETNGWSATGERVLSVSYSAGEMVEDTLHWTGEGSVDEFLTAGDALPIRQAFANPAPPLPENGHLLGTTSQGYDVLAYLYGGLQVNFKAALVYIPLIYTIGITVGLLMGFFGGTFDLIVQRLIEIFSNIPFLFVIVIVSGSVPDQWKGLAPVLGILVVFGWMGMTYLMRTAALKEKQRDYVAAARVIGCSTPTIIFRHILPNAVAILVTLVPFSISGLIMALTSLDYLGYGLPESYATWGRLLKDGLDNLSASWLATSAFLALVATLILVTFVGEAVRDAFDPKKFTTYR
- a CDS encoding ExbD/TolR family protein encodes the protein MRIHRRRKSKARGASENFDVSMSPLIDCVFLLLIFFLVTTMLKKTEKRIPVKLPEPELALAEKASTNEITIGMTRAGEFVQPDGERDAFGRKMYADIKDLPAHLRKLAADGGRKKPLVLEAQQGTEFQRVVKTLDICKIQGFDNVTLRVVSDNFQSTFTSDETPQR
- a CDS encoding peptide ABC transporter substrate-binding protein, yielding MLRSLLSALALPAALLSLAAMTSCDRPTDVELANRDRIFLYGNSTEPQGLDPHKVSGVPESKILSALFEGLVADSPTSDTEMLPGAAARWTSNPESTEWTFFLQPEGKWSDGKPVTAHDFTFAYERMLSPDLGAKYAEMLYFIENAEAYNKTKLGHILCLNDPDIPIIREVLEEVNFSGDKEIKDPEEGSMDELRARGLDNLTLEELETIYEAPRERFIFPDALTTDQIHAILDRLIAYHKAGKPDLWEKARVGVEAIDDYTLRIRCRESVPFLPSITRHYTWFAVPKHAVLEHSQAETRKAKMTDKSNRWTVEGNIVSNGPFQLKDWQFNNFIEVTRNPHYWDAENVWLDGMKFIPIGNPYTEIRAYESGQLHTTNSCPAELVPVMKEKMPDQLRQEPYVGALFLRANTTVKPLDDPRVREALTLAIDRTAITENLLYGHRPAQSFTPPIGDYQPDPVLVTNIERANQLLDDAGFADRNSFPQLKFLIASRESSRTLAEAVQAMWSKNLGIDVSIENKEWSSYISSTHKMDFEIALSGWIGDYLDPTTFLNMWIEGGGNNNTGWASKEYEALLKKAAHEGDAAKRLDLLRQAERVMMSESPVIPISWYARNYLLHPSVKGWNALLLDNHPYKAIRLTDDAQPAASK
- a CDS encoding MotA/TolQ/ExbB proton channel family protein — encoded protein: MTTLATSAAFQSTLAATDSVAINWLEELQKGGMTGMVLIALAFAGVFFIIERLINLRRKVIIPAEAVIEKAAALNPGDVAGADDLYQSAPSTFTKVVSHMAEYHGSEHSVLMDSAADIAGRDIDRQNRRSYGIGVIATLAPLLGLLGTMVGMIEAFAKFAKLEDSAEAALVLGDSIGKALITTAIGLIIAIPALGVHHWLKVRMARYADELEEAIDRVSHRWFLKGQSK
- a CDS encoding ABC transporter permease; translated protein: MKAYFLRRLLLVPFTLLGVTIVVFTVSRWVPGGPIETAMQQASQAQEGGGGSGGGKESGGSLDEDKLEAMEEEYGYDKPSFIAYLQWLGAWKKERQIAKGEFKKVTRLREDLVGDPKLETLVTLSGSGRQVLVRRSSPDAVDVESATYLDSGESILNDCWQVRIETPDDRILRFARRYRLGVKEEGERLVVDSDLYSAKEYAYRAVIFKGRFSGLLQGDLGRSSTYNDRVIDMILERIPIALYFGILTAIITYGVCLPLGVVKALKHRTMIDSVTSVLIFVGYSVPGFALGAVLLVHFGARADIFPLAGLVSPEFDTLSPGAKLKDLAMHTALPLLSYVVAGFAVTTMMMKNNLMDNLAADYVRTAVSKGVSFKSAVFKHAFRNSFIPIATGLGNLIALIVGGSMLIEQVFDIPGFGLLQYQAVKDVDINVMMGTLTIAAFLMLVGNILSDFIVSLVDPRIKFQ
- a CDS encoding ABC transporter substrate-binding protein, which encodes MWKSLILSASLVCAGGALLSSCAEPEQAVVKQDFGLEDFIPLYNNHIAEHLLQQKVRVEKALTEARETLAKAETDQAKANAASTLDDLERELARIEFRQSLDGYFSIKTPEDLPEGLVWNDGMEEPPIGDPDAKKGGRFNSFIMAYPPTLRRFGAKSNHSFRGYLYDNLEIPLVSMHPTTGQFIPGVAKRWAVSADGRTMFYEIDPDARYTDDTPVKAMDYLRGVYVRISDNVVEPFYSQYYRDQFANLTVYSDHLLSISLPDAKPLLPLYASVSPAPEKFYEEYGPDYKDRYQWRAEPTTGAYHLAEDGLQKGLSVTLTRKKDWWAKDKKHYQYMYNPDELYYKLVRSQSKAFEMFRAGEIDFHALTPPDFWYRKSEMPPVFKGYIERYTFYNQFPRPPYGLHINVRKAPLDNRDVRIGISYATNWQKVIDVIFQGDYARMNHFSEGYGSFSNPNIKARPFSIEKARAHFAKAGYTELGNDGILRKPDGTPLSVSVTYPAVPVISQRLALLKEEAAKAGLELRLNGLDPSVAFKETSDKKHQICFTAWGMQPPFPRYHQFLHSTNAVTEEGKTKPNTNNIFGWADPVTDKLSERIRNASSTEEIRDAAWKVQQIIHDEAMFVPGYLTDFIRFGSWRWMRWPDEESMPLLPPETSVPDESYVFWIDEERKQETLEAMKRGETFPEVQHTVNVFRSWKKPLPRPLPKPAGAELPSDSDQPVIDAEQETADEVPADAVDAEEAAVPTDNQEGVQP